The genomic DNA CTATCCCCTGCACTGGACGGGCGATGCCCCCTCCACGTGGGAGGGGATGGCCGCCACCCTGCGAGCTGGCCTCTCCCTCTCCCTCTCGGGGTTCTGCATCTGGTCCCACGATATAGGGGGTTTCTGGAACCCGCAGGACCTGCAGCCTCCTGCCCCGGAGCTGTATATCCGCTGGGCCCAGTGGGGCCTCTTATCGCCGGTGGCCCGCTTCCACGGCATTCGGGGACGGGAGCCCTGGTACTACGGGCAGGAGGCAGTGAGGGTGGTGCGGCGGTTTGCCCGCCTGCGTTATCGCCTCCTGCCCTATCTGTGGGCCCTGGCCCATGAGGCCTCCTATCGGGGTCTGCCTATGGCCCGCCCCCTCTTGCTGGAGTTCCCCAAAGACGGGGCCAGCTGGGAGGTGGACTGGGAATTCATGCTGGGGCCTTACCTGCTGGTGGTGCCCGTCATCTCGGAGGAGGGGCGCGTCTCCATCTACCTCCCGCCAGGGGTCTGGTACGACTGGTGGACTGGCAGCCGCCTGGAAGGCCCGCGTCGATGGGACGAGAGGGTGCCCCTGGAGAGGCTTCCCCTTTTTGTGCGGGAGGACTCCATCCTGCCCTTGGCCCCGGCGATGGCTTATGTGGGGAAGCGTTCCTGGAGCCCCCTGCAGCTAGAGGTGCGGGTGGGCACGTGGGCCCGCTGGCGGGTCTGGGACCTGCTGCGCCCGCTGGTGGTGGAGGCAAGGCGGGACGGGGGATGGCTGGAGGCGAAGGTGAGCCCTACGCGCCGCCTCCTGTACCTGCTGCTGGTAGGGACCCAGGGGAAGGACCTGCAAGTGGAGGGGGCTGCCAGTGCCCAGGCCCGGATGGGGCGGCGGGGCCTCCTCGTGATGGTGCGGGGCGAGGGAAATCCTATACGGGTGCGGGCCAGGGCCTAAAGGTCCAGGAACTCCTCCCACCCAGGTACGAACTTGCGCCACCCCTCTTGGCGCACCAGGTAAGGATAGAAGAAGCGGTAGCGCAGGTGGGCAGGGCGACGTGGAGGCTGCAGCAGACGCATCCGGGCCTCCTCAGGTGTGCGGCCTGCCTTCTTGAGGTTGCACGCCCGGCAGGCGGCCACCACGTTCTCCCAATCGTGTACACCGCCCCGATGGCGGGGGATGACGTGGTCCAGGGTCAGCTCCTTGGTGCGCTTGCCACAGTACTGGCACGTGAAGCGATCACGCAGGAAGACATCTCGCCGCGTGAGGCGGCCATCGAGGTATGGCCTTCTCACCAGACGAAGGAGGCGGATAACAGATGGCACCGGCACCACCATGCTAGGGGTGCGAAGGACGCCCCTACCGTTCTCCACCAGCTCAGCCTTGCGGCGGTCCAGGAGGACCAGAGCACGGCGCACAGTGCAAACGTTGAGGGGGTCGTAGTTCTGGTTGAGGACGAGCACTGGTTCGCTATCGAGGCTCATGCTATCGCCTCGGCATCGATGTTAGCAGAAGCGGCCGCCATTTTTCAATGTGAGCTGAAGGGGCACCCCTTTGATGGGGCAGGTAACGGGATTGACAACCGTTGGCCTCCCGTCCATTATAGGGTTGACTCAACGCATAAAGGGAGGGAAGGAGGCGAGGACCGTGGCACGGCAACTGGTGGAGAGGCCCCTTAAGGAGATGGAGGCCGTTCGCCGCGCCTGGAACTATCCCCTGTTCGATGCCATATTCCAGAGGCGGGCGCGCCGTTTTCCCCTGGGGGCGGAGTTCCCTGGGACCACCGCCCCCTTCAAGTCCAATAAGGAGCCCGTCCCCTTGGACGAGATCGAGGAGGCCCTGCTGGTGATGGCTGGCACCGGCCTCTCGGGCCTCAACCTGGGGGCCGTGGACCTGCCCTATGCCGATGCCAAGGGTGGAAACTGGTGCGGCAACACCATGATCCAGTGGCAGGGCCGCACCTATGCTTCCCCTTGCGCCTCCCACGGCACCGAGCTCTTCTTCACCAATGACGAAGGCGTTTACATGGTGAAGATGAAGGATGTCACCCCCGAGAAGATGCAGGAGATCGAGGGGGAGGACGATTGGGACCGCATCATCCAGGCCTTCCGCGCCAACACCATCAAGCTCCAAGAGGGGCGCCTGGACATCCCTATGGTCACCCCCGTCACCCTCCCCTTCAACCAGTGGAACGTCAACAAGCCGGGCACCACCCTATTCATGCCCATCACCGACGTCACCTGGGAGCTCATAAACATCATGATGCTCCTCATGGACGAGCCCAACTGCCTCTACATATACGATGACCTGACAGGCGCTGAGCCCCTCAAGAAGTGGGCCGACCGGGGTAAGCTGAACCGCGGCGTGCCCATGTCCCTCACCCAGCTAGAGCGGGCGGCCAGCATGGCCACCGCCGGTGTGGAGCAGGCCTTCATGTGCCAGAACATGTACTTGGCGCTACAGGCCCTGGGGTTGGGCGG from Dehalococcoidia bacterium includes the following:
- a CDS encoding HNH endonuclease, which codes for MSLDSEPVLVLNQNYDPLNVCTVRRALVLLDRRKAELVENGRGVLRTPSMVVPVPSVIRLLRLVRRPYLDGRLTRRDVFLRDRFTCQYCGKRTKELTLDHVIPRHRGGVHDWENVVAACRACNLKKAGRTPEEARMRLLQPPRRPAHLRYRFFYPYLVRQEGWRKFVPGWEEFLDL